The genomic interval CACTGTATGTACACTGTATTTATGTCTGCTCATTCACTCTGCCGATATGGTTTTCAAAACCAAGCTAAGAGTTCAGTCAAGATTTTATAAATAAGGGCTTCGAGGAGAACGCTATCtgaatagtttatttttaagatatTCCTTCCAGGCATCATGTGTTGACAGCTCCATAGAGTTCCATTCAAAGTGAGGGATCTGTAAAAACAGACATCACTAATTACTTCAGTCTGTCTTTTATAATATTACTAGAATTGAATTGGGTGCAGTTAGAAAGTGACTTTTAACATcaaatagaataaaattttCTCACCTGCACAACTCGATATCCCAGAATTTCAAGGTGTCTCTTTCTCATCAGGGCTTCGCCTTTCAGGTGATGAGAGTTTTTGCAGAAGTACTTTGAATCAAGTAATTCCACAGCAACACTGAGAAAAAGGCAAAGAGAAGATGTCATGCATACATATATTCAGttacagacaaacagacagagagTATTTTCATACCGCTGAGCTCCGGGTGGCAGCTCATCCCTGATGTTTTCCAGTGAGCTCGTGTCCCACTGAATCTTTCCTTTGTCTGAGACCTGCAGTATACTTGGTTCGATGTAAGACAATGGCTGCAAGTGTTTGTCCAGTTTGCATTCAAAGTCTAAAAAGACAAAGGGAaaagtcacatttaaaaaaaaacaacgagACTGCATAAAAATGTCCATCACATCACCCACAGAGCTCCTGGATACAGAAGGATATCTGGATCAGAATTAGTTTATAATATTTTCTTGAGAAAGTCAAAACAATGTCTTCCAATTACACCATTTCAGTTTGTGAAAATGTGAtgcaaaatgttcagttttactAGATGTCGCAGTGGTAAAGAATCCTTCCCAAAATTCTTGGATCCTGATCCGGATCCACACCCACTATAGAAGTTGGACCAAGCttaaaatgtgacaaagaaTTTTTTGCAAATCTGTCCATATTTTTGAGTAACCCTGCtaattaacagaaaataaagagacaAATGTAATTAATCACATAACTTCCTTGGTGAGCTCTGGAGTGTACTGCCAACAGAGCAGCTGATTTTTCAAAGGAAGATGAAACTTTACTATGGTGAAAATATGAATAGGTTAAAACACAGAATACAGACTGAAAGAAACATAATAGCTGCCGATAAAGCAGcgctgtgggtgtgtgtgtgtgtgtgtgtgtgtgtgtgtgtgtgtgtgtgtgtgtgtgagtgagtgagtgagtgagagagagtgatTGAGAGAGAAGTAAAGCACTGTAGAGTAACATAGTATTAAAAGTGTGCActttaagcactttggtcagtaagactggaaaaaaagCTGCTACATTAATAAAGGTTAGCCTACATTAATAAAGGTCAGCCTATATGAAGCCTGGAAAGAAAGCCGGCTAAAATGCAGTCTAAGTGATTTATCAACATCACAACTATcattaagaaacaggaaaactgGTTAATTATAATGTTTAaaagacagttttagtttttattcttttagctGTAGCCCCAGTAGTGTTTAACTGAcctcatcagggaaacacaaacacattagatgccactaaaaaaaaaattcagacccTCCATGGTACAGGCCTCTGGTGTTGCAATAGCATATTTGCAAATGGAGATGTAGTTTCAGGACTAAGAACATAATCATCACCTCATATTACTCACCTATGGTGTAAAAATATGGCGTAACAACTGCCATTTGGACACAACTGATGCCACCAAGAACTTCACCCAGCAATTTGTGGATTTGCTGCTGCACAGGACTGACAGAGGCactccctaaaaaaaaaaaaaaaaaatcccatgtaATTGATAAGATAAAGTTAATGCAATTTGAAACTGAATTCAAACTTACAAGcctacataaaagaaaaaaaaatgtatttcagtgcATCCTCTCACCTTTCCTATGCAACTGCTGGCAGTATCGCTCATGAAACCAAGGCACCTGGAACTCAGGACACTCGAGACACACAGCACGATTGAGCTCCATGAGCCGCAGTCGTGTCCGCATGTTGAGGGCGTCAGGCAAGGCTGGAGGAAGCAATATGAACAGTTAGATGAGTTCTGTGCGTAAAGGAGTCTTTACAGCATTTGCTTTCAAAATGCATGTTTTGGCACAGATGCTCAAATTTAAAGAAATTGGCAGCATACTTTCCAGTTGTGAATCCAGCTTTCCCAGAAAGTCTATGCTGAAGATTTCTCTGATTAGTTCTTCAGGAAAATGGTCGGCTACAGCCAAGGAGTACCCCAGGAGGACGAGCAGATGTGGGTCAAAGGAGCCTAAAAGTACATACATAAGAGTGAGTGAAAGCCTAAAAATAAAGAGACCAAGATCATCTGTAGTCCCACTTATTTACTTACCAATATGAGGAGTGAAGCGCTTAATACAAACATCATACAACTCATCTACTTGTGGAGGATCATAGTTGAGGACAGAAAAGGGGAGGAGTGTGGCATATGTTGCTGAGAAGTGAATCTTAAAAAAAggaacatgaagaacagagtaAATTAAGATGTATGCATTCAATATTTATCATGGTGATGTCATGGATGCCTCTTGAAGCACCTTGTCAATGTCTTCAATGGCCACATTGGCGATTCTGTCCATCAGAGGAGGGCAGAGGTGATTTATCCTGGTTAGGAAGAAGGCCAGCTCGGGGACATTGGTCCAGTTTATTTGGTTGATCATTCTCTGCAGTGTGGTCATGGTCTCGTCCAGCAGCATTTCCTCGAACCACTCCCCTGAGACGTACTTGAGCTCTTCCAGCAATAAATCCAGCCGGTCAGCTGTCTGCAGCCTCTCGTGGCCACAGCGGTTCAGCGTCTGCAGCAGACGCACGTACTTACTGTGCGTGTTGTGGCGGTAGGACTGATCGTTACGCACCCACTTGGCCACGGCAAAAGAAATAGTGTTAAGCTCACTGAGATTGCACTGCTCCACCACAGCATCGACCCGTGAGACCACGGCCTCCTCGAGCCGTGGGCAGGGCAGCATGGAGAGCACACGGGTCAACATGGTCACTTCATATGGGAAGACGCTGTGCTGCGAAAACCTGAGAGTCAAAAGGGTATGAGTCAACTTTTTATCCAAATAAATTGTCAAGCAGGAGTTGCTCCTTTAACACTTACTTGACCAAAATGTTTCTCAGTGTGGTGAAGAGCTCAGGGTTTTGATACTGCAACAGAAAAAGGGCTTGTGTAATTCTGGCCACTTCCACCGACTTGTAGACATGAAGGTTTTTCTGGATTACCGATGCAATTCTggaaaatgaatatttataaTTACATTTGATAAAACACTTGATAAATACTTCGAAAGATATTTCTACaccaaagcattaaaaaaaaataaataaataatcacatcACAAATCACTCATTGccaccaaggtatgcagaagagcatctctgaacccACAATCTTAAAGGAGATGGGATACAGCAGCAGAACACCACACCATGATGAGACACTCCATGtcacatcatctcaaactggcaACACATTTCACCATGGTCAGAGTTTTTACTGAGTAGAGACATTTTTGGCACCAccctaaaaatgttttttacagAAATCTGAGTCTGACTTTTTATTACGTCCGCCAAccaggttatgtttttggtagcgtttgtgtgcgtgtcattctgtctgtaaacatgatagctcaaaaagttttgactTAATTCTCATAAGACTTTGcgggggtgtagagtggggttgttttaacaatccattaaaatttggcttacatccaccaagatGTTCAAAATCAACTTAATGAAGTATTGgtcaaaaatgaacaaaaagccttataacctAGAAACTTCGATTCCTAGATGCGTGGTGTGTATTTTCAACATATAGAAAATaccgtataaagatttaaaatatcatgtcacatttgacctctgacctcttctttgAGGTCAAAAGAATGAGGTGTTAAATGAGATTTCATTTTCTATAACTCCAGCTCAAAATTCACAATCATATCAAGTCACTTTATATTGTACGATAaagataaagaccctataatatcAGACAGAGAACTCCAATGATGCAATGGcaccctatgaacaagcacttggtgatggtagggaggaagaactcccttttaagaggTAGAGACtgccagcagaaccaggctcagaaaGGGGCAGCCCTCCACCACAGTTGACTGAGGGGTGCGGggaaggagaaaagaggagcGCAAAGAGaccacaaacaacaaacaagacaTTTTTGTTCAGCAGAAGGTCAGAAATAACAAGGGAGGATGACGATGAAGATTTCAGTCAAATAAGCTCTGGGCTGATTATGCTTACTGTCAGGTCACCCCTAAGGGCCCCTTATGAGCCAGGAAAAACTCTGATGATGAGACACAACACACAAAGTGAAGGCAACACCAGGCATACTGGCACAGCTTAATCACATAACACAACTCACTTGTTCATTAAGCTAAGGCTCCTGCTCTGAATTTCTTCTAGTGCTTCAGCTACAGCCAGAGCCTGCTGTGCATTGAGTTCATCTGCCAACAAGAGGGCAGTGTTCTCCAACCTGTAAAGAAAAAGTGCAAATCAGGTCACTGGGACTGCTGTAAACAGACTTCCCTTGAAATCAGGCTACTGGTAATGAAACAAACCTTTCTCTGATCTCTGGAGTGGCCATAGGAGCCAGAGCAACAAACAATTTGGTGAAGGAGAAAGGATCGGTGCTTGAATCGATCAGTTCGGTCAGCTTTTGTTTAGCAGCTAGTCTGAAGTCACAGTTGTTGAACTGCAGCGACTGATACAGCCCCAGGATGATGCTGAGATTCTCTGCATCCAGTCTGGTGATGTTACGCAGGAAGATCTCATTGCACCTCTCCAGCAGCGGCCTGTGAATGTACTTATTGTTGCGCAGAAACTGCACCATTCGTCGCGGGATGTTATAATTCGAGGGATCCGTGGTGTACAGCAAGTGATCGGCTTTGCTGATGAGAGCATCCCGCAGCCGGGGAGACACCAGGGATGACACGCTGATCATCAGAGCAGTCAGGAtcctgaaaaaaattaagtcaGGGGGAGTAAAGACACAACAAGAAGTGCTTCTATTTAAAACAGCGATTAAACACGTCTCCCAACCAACCTGGGATCATCAATGGTCGACAGCCTCTGATCCACAATGCTGGTGATGCGGCCCATTAGAGTGCTGTGTTGAAGGTGCTGATCATTTAAGCAAACAGCAAATTTGGACAGAGGGGCCATTGGAAATCTGCAAAAAGTAAATCACAACTGTGTTTAAACCATTACACGATTAATTAAAGGAAATTAGACAACAATTTTGTACCTCTCTATTCTTAGCCAGGCTTCAGAAACCAGCTGCTGAACAAGAGAGTCATGTGGCTCCACATTCAGCCTGCAAGAGGGAAAAAGTTACAGCCGGTTACCTTTGCATCCATATAATCCCAATACACTGGATAATGTGGGactgtgtctgagtgtgtaCCTGAGGAAAGCGTAGAGCATATCGACCAGCATGAAGTCATCCATGAGAGCTATTTTGTTTTCTGCCAAAACCCGGAGAGTAAGGAACTGTGGGTGACTCTTGATGAGGTCCACAGTCCGGAGCATCTCAGGTCTCTCCTTCTGAAACTGCCACAACATCCCCACAGCACAGTTCACGTGGTCCACTGTGAGCTTGGCCTTGTTCTTGCCCACGACATCAAACACATGGTCTTCAGCAGCGCacacctgcagctgctccagaACCTGATCTCTACTCACCACCCCTACGTGAAGGAGCCTACGGAGGCAGGAGTTCACAGATCGGAGGCGAAACATCATCGGAGGCTTGGGCTCAGGTCTTCATTGCACCTGTGTCCGCTGTCAGCCTCGGTGTGAGCCGAGATCAACTCCACACAATTACAGCCAGGAGTGATGCTTGGCTTTCCTATAGGGACCTGAGTCACCTGAAGAGAAAACAACCTACATGGCATGATCTGCTAGAATATAAAAACATCTCAGACTATGCTTAGAAACAAACACTGACTCGGGATGAGGTGCTGACCTCATTTACCAAGAaactggtgaagaaactgtccGCTCAGAGGCTTTCTTCTGGTTAACACTGGGCTCAAGTGCAAGCTGTTTCACGTGTTTAAAGAAACAATGACCTAAAATCACCAGCAACCACGGACCTCCCCTTACAGCTATATGTTCTTGTCTAGATTTCTATATATAACAGAGATTCGTGCATCACATATCTCGACACAAAGCAATAAGGCACTAAAAACGGCTCAAAGTCAAATTTACCTAACATGTGTGCTCTGAAGTTTCACTTCCGTAGCTAGTGCCGTAACGCAAAGcgggttttttttaaaccctcaaTTAGGTTTTGAGGCAGCAGCTCGTCCAGGTCGCCTGAATGAAatgaaagggttttttttcaccacacattatttcagtttttattttagttttcgtGAGTTTACCATGACAGTATAAATGATCTACA from Archocentrus centrarchus isolate MPI-CPG fArcCen1 chromosome 21, fArcCen1, whole genome shotgun sequence carries:
- the fastkd1 gene encoding FAST kinase domain-containing protein 1, mitochondrial isoform X1; translation: MMFRLRSVNSCLRRLLHVGVVSRDQVLEQLQVCAAEDHVFDVVGKNKAKLTVDHVNCAVGMLWQFQKERPEMLRTVDLIKSHPQFLTLRVLAENKIALMDDFMLVDMLYAFLRLNVEPHDSLVQQLVSEAWLRIERFPMAPLSKFAVCLNDQHLQHSTLMGRITSIVDQRLSTIDDPRILTALMISVSSLVSPRLRDALISKADHLLYTTDPSNYNIPRRMVQFLRNNKYIHRPLLERCNEIFLRNITRLDAENLSIILGLYQSLQFNNCDFRLAAKQKLTELIDSSTDPFSFTKLFVALAPMATPEIRERLENTALLLADELNAQQALAVAEALEEIQSRSLSLMNKIASVIQKNLHVYKSVEVARITQALFLLQYQNPELFTTLRNILVKFSQHSVFPYEVTMLTRVLSMLPCPRLEEAVVSRVDAVVEQCNLSELNTISFAVAKWVRNDQSYRHNTHSKYVRLLQTLNRCGHERLQTADRLDLLLEELKYVSGEWFEEMLLDETMTTLQRMINQINWTNVPELAFFLTRINHLCPPLMDRIANVAIEDIDKIHFSATYATLLPFSVLNYDPPQVDELYDVCIKRFTPHIGSFDPHLLVLLGYSLAVADHFPEELIREIFSIDFLGKLDSQLETLPDALNMRTRLRLMELNRAVCLECPEFQVPWFHERYCQQLHRKGSASVSPVQQQIHKLLGEVLGGISCVQMAVVTPYFYTIDFECKLDKHLQPLSYIEPSILQVSDKGKIQWDTSSLENIRDELPPGAQRVAVELLDSKYFCKNSHHLKGEALMRKRHLEILGYRVVQIPHFEWNSMELSTHDAWKEYLKNKLFR
- the fastkd1 gene encoding FAST kinase domain-containing protein 1, mitochondrial isoform X2, which translates into the protein MMFRLRSVNSCLRRLLHVGVFQKERPEMLRTVDLIKSHPQFLTLRVLAENKIALMDDFMLVDMLYAFLRLNVEPHDSLVQQLVSEAWLRIERFPMAPLSKFAVCLNDQHLQHSTLMGRITSIVDQRLSTIDDPRILTALMISVSSLVSPRLRDALISKADHLLYTTDPSNYNIPRRMVQFLRNNKYIHRPLLERCNEIFLRNITRLDAENLSIILGLYQSLQFNNCDFRLAAKQKLTELIDSSTDPFSFTKLFVALAPMATPEIRERLENTALLLADELNAQQALAVAEALEEIQSRSLSLMNKIASVIQKNLHVYKSVEVARITQALFLLQYQNPELFTTLRNILVKFSQHSVFPYEVTMLTRVLSMLPCPRLEEAVVSRVDAVVEQCNLSELNTISFAVAKWVRNDQSYRHNTHSKYVRLLQTLNRCGHERLQTADRLDLLLEELKYVSGEWFEEMLLDETMTTLQRMINQINWTNVPELAFFLTRINHLCPPLMDRIANVAIEDIDKIHFSATYATLLPFSVLNYDPPQVDELYDVCIKRFTPHIGSFDPHLLVLLGYSLAVADHFPEELIREIFSIDFLGKLDSQLETLPDALNMRTRLRLMELNRAVCLECPEFQVPWFHERYCQQLHRKGSASVSPVQQQIHKLLGEVLGGISCVQMAVVTPYFYTIDFECKLDKHLQPLSYIEPSILQVSDKGKIQWDTSSLENIRDELPPGAQRVAVELLDSKYFCKNSHHLKGEALMRKRHLEILGYRVVQIPHFEWNSMELSTHDAWKEYLKNKLFR